Proteins encoded in a region of the Anoxybacillus amylolyticus genome:
- the perR gene encoding peroxide-responsive transcriptional repressor PerR has product MTVSEEQLLKEALDTLKQTGVRITPQRHAILEYLIRSMSHPTADEIYKALEGKFPNMSVATVYNNLRVFKEVGLVKELTYGDSSSRFDFVTSDHYHIICERCGKIVDFHYPGLDEVETLAAHVTGFKVSHHCMEVYGVCADCQHYRTH; this is encoded by the coding sequence ATGACGGTGTCTGAAGAACAACTGCTAAAAGAAGCGCTAGACACGCTGAAACAGACAGGGGTGCGCATTACCCCGCAACGTCATGCGATATTGGAATATTTAATCCGTTCCATGTCACACCCGACGGCTGATGAGATTTATAAAGCGTTAGAAGGCAAATTCCCGAATATGAGCGTTGCAACGGTTTATAATAATCTCCGTGTGTTCAAAGAAGTAGGGCTTGTCAAAGAGTTAACATATGGTGATTCGTCAAGCCGCTTTGATTTTGTTACTTCGGATCATTACCATATCATTTGTGAACGGTGCGGAAAAATCGTCGACTTTCACTATCCGGGATTAGATGAAGTGGAAACGCTGGCGGCGCATGTGACAGGATTTAAAGTAAGCCATCATTGCATGGAAGTATACGGTGTCTGTGCAGACTGCCAACATTATCGGACGCATTAA
- a CDS encoding YgzB family protein encodes MSIKYSSKINKIRTFALGLIFVGFIVMYIGIFFRTSMWIMTLFMILGLLFIIASTVVYFWIGMLSTRTIQVVCPSCGKTTKMLGRVDLCMYCSEPLTLDPELEGKEFDEKYNRKKKKSW; translated from the coding sequence ATGTCGATCAAGTATTCAAGCAAAATTAATAAAATCCGGACATTCGCGCTTGGGTTAATTTTTGTTGGATTTATCGTCATGTACATAGGGATATTCTTCCGCACTTCGATGTGGATTATGACGTTATTTATGATTTTAGGATTGCTTTTTATTATCGCAAGCACTGTTGTCTATTTTTGGATTGGGATGTTGTCCACAAGAACGATTCAAGTAGTCTGCCCAAGTTGCGGAAAAACGACAAAAATGCTCGGCCGCGTCGATTTGTGTATGTATTGTAGCGAGCCGCTAACACTAGACCCTGAACTAGAAGGCAAGGAGTTTGATGAAAAGTACAACCGAAAGAAAAAAAAGAGCTGGTAG
- a CDS encoding nucleotidyltransferase-like protein translates to MEDLIRPIYQERASHRNTLGILLIEKKLNNSAITDTFDVVLLVIVKDVDSPVFSKHYTTKGQKAALHVVSEEKLNEWLLFGSNRKVIDWVLNGKVLFDRNEYVRQLRNRMLEFPEEARRLKMGVEFAKLIRRYTDGKVFLETNQLLDAYNHVIHALHHLARLAVIEKGFYPEVTVWNQVKQIDAQIYKLYEELVGSDEPLEKRLELLFLASEFLIHSRIPSGSAHLLNVLKRREEAWSIGEMIAHPELEVYSVDLVIMLEYLVDKHVLTTEEMPTKGQNVYHRYYKIANR, encoded by the coding sequence ATGGAGGATTTAATTCGTCCCATTTACCAAGAAAGAGCAAGTCATCGCAATACCTTAGGGATTTTGTTGATTGAAAAAAAACTGAATAACTCGGCGATTACAGATACATTTGACGTAGTGTTGTTAGTCATTGTAAAAGATGTCGATTCTCCAGTATTCAGTAAACATTATACAACAAAAGGACAAAAAGCTGCATTGCATGTTGTGAGTGAAGAAAAATTAAACGAATGGCTGTTGTTTGGATCAAACCGTAAAGTGATTGATTGGGTACTTAACGGGAAAGTATTATTTGATCGGAATGAATATGTGCGGCAATTAAGAAACCGAATGTTGGAGTTTCCAGAAGAAGCGCGACGGCTAAAGATGGGGGTAGAATTTGCTAAATTAATCCGGCGATATACAGATGGAAAAGTATTTTTGGAAACCAACCAACTTTTGGATGCCTATAATCATGTTATCCATGCCCTTCATCATTTGGCACGGTTAGCCGTTATTGAAAAAGGGTTTTATCCTGAAGTGACCGTATGGAATCAAGTGAAACAAATTGATGCGCAAATTTATAAACTTTATGAAGAATTGGTGGGTAGCGACGAACCATTAGAGAAAAGACTGGAACTATTGTTTTTAGCAAGTGAATTTTTAATTCATTCTCGCATTCCGTCTGGTTCAGCTCATTTACTAAATGTGTTGAAACGAAGGGAAGAAGCTTGGAGCATTGGTGAAATGATTGCCCATCCAGAATTGGAAGTATACTCGGTTGATTTAGTAATAATGCTGGAATATTTAGTGGATAAGCACGTGTTAACGACAGAAGAGATGCCAACAAAAGGGCAGAATGTGTATCACCGCTATTACAAAATAGCAAATCGTTAA
- the queG gene encoding tRNA epoxyqueuosine(34) reductase QueG — MDIDQLKKEIIVYSQEIGIDKIGFASADPFIELKERLLQQQQLGYQSGFEEPDIEKRTNPSMLLPHAKSIIAIALAYPSKMKGAPRSTKEARRGIFCRASWGEDYHHILRQRLKMLEDFILAKVPSAQVKSMVDTGELADRAVAVRAGIGWSGKNCAVITPEFGSYVYLGEMITTIPFPPDIPIEDRCGTCTKCIEACPTGALVQEGQLNAQRCIAFLTQTKGFLSEEFRDKIGNRLYGCDTCQMVCPANKGKDFHLHPEMEPDPEIVKPLLKPLLHLSNREFKEKYGSLAGSWRGKKPIQRNAILALAHFKDRTAIPDLVHLLKEDSRPVIRGTAAWALGKIGDDSVAKILEQALQHEKDEEVLREIEKGLRMLHTQRKK, encoded by the coding sequence ATGGATATTGATCAACTCAAGAAAGAAATTATTGTATATAGCCAAGAGATAGGCATTGATAAAATCGGATTTGCCAGCGCTGATCCATTTATAGAGTTAAAAGAACGGCTGCTTCAGCAGCAACAACTGGGCTATCAATCAGGATTTGAAGAACCAGATATAGAAAAGCGTACAAACCCGTCGATGCTTTTGCCGCATGCAAAGTCGATTATTGCAATTGCACTTGCTTATCCATCAAAAATGAAAGGTGCACCACGAAGCACAAAGGAAGCGCGCAGGGGAATTTTTTGCCGTGCTTCCTGGGGGGAAGATTACCATCATATTTTGCGTCAGCGATTGAAAATGTTAGAGGATTTTATTTTAGCAAAAGTCCCGTCCGCACAAGTAAAATCAATGGTGGATACAGGTGAGTTAGCGGATCGGGCAGTAGCAGTGCGGGCAGGAATCGGCTGGAGCGGAAAAAATTGTGCTGTCATTACACCAGAGTTTGGCTCATACGTTTATTTAGGAGAAATGATTACAACGATTCCATTTCCTCCAGATATACCAATCGAAGACCGATGTGGGACATGTACAAAATGTATTGAAGCATGTCCGACTGGTGCTCTCGTTCAAGAAGGACAACTTAATGCGCAACGGTGCATTGCATTTTTGACGCAAACGAAAGGGTTTTTGTCTGAGGAGTTTCGTGATAAAATCGGAAATCGACTATATGGGTGCGACACATGCCAAATGGTATGCCCAGCAAACAAAGGGAAAGATTTTCATCTCCATCCCGAAATGGAGCCAGATCCTGAAATCGTTAAGCCACTATTAAAACCGTTGCTACACCTATCTAATCGTGAGTTTAAGGAAAAGTATGGTTCGCTTGCAGGTTCTTGGCGTGGGAAAAAGCCGATTCAACGTAACGCGATTTTGGCATTGGCGCATTTTAAAGACCGGACAGCTATCCCGGATTTAGTGCACCTGCTTAAAGAAGATAGTCGACCAGTTATTCGCGGAACGGCTGCGTGGGCGCTTGGGAAAATTGGGGATGATAGCGTGGCAAAAATATTAGAACAAGCGTTACAGCATGAAAAAGACGAGGAAGTATTGCGAGAAATCGAAAAAGGATTACGAATGTTGCATACGCAAAGGAAAAAATGA
- a CDS encoding amidase domain-containing protein: protein MKKQLEELLEKRAQLFVSTERAQEDFIVEKKQHLLKKREAEIVKCELKGQVVRKQQMGEWLHVDYIVHYQFFIEQHGWMYIEEKVEPRRARFARGRLVEEKQIKAVDAPRAPIRLEREGKKEAVIYYTYDRRKAVKYAETWWNSYHPSFPKFAVDCTNFVSQCLYAGGIPMTGYPNRQKGWWMKNKNWSYSWAVAHAFRWYLSGEHPRIKTIEVSTPDQLMVGDVICYDFEGDGRFNHSTIVVAKDKQGMPLVNAHTTNSRMRYWSYEDSSAYTPNIQYKFFHIVDKP, encoded by the coding sequence GTGAAAAAACAGCTCGAGGAGCTTTTAGAAAAACGGGCACAGCTTTTTGTGTCGACGGAAAGAGCCCAAGAAGATTTCATTGTTGAGAAAAAGCAACACTTGTTGAAAAAGCGTGAAGCGGAAATCGTAAAATGTGAACTGAAAGGGCAAGTAGTTCGTAAGCAACAAATGGGGGAGTGGCTCCATGTCGACTATATCGTGCATTATCAATTTTTCATTGAACAGCATGGATGGATGTATATAGAGGAGAAAGTAGAACCGCGGCGTGCACGTTTTGCCCGAGGACGCTTAGTTGAAGAAAAACAAATTAAAGCGGTTGACGCACCTCGAGCGCCTATTCGTTTAGAGCGGGAAGGGAAAAAAGAGGCGGTCATTTATTACACGTATGATCGAAGAAAGGCTGTAAAATATGCAGAAACATGGTGGAACAGCTATCACCCGTCATTTCCTAAATTTGCGGTGGATTGCACCAATTTTGTGTCGCAATGTTTATATGCTGGTGGCATCCCGATGACGGGATATCCTAACCGCCAAAAAGGTTGGTGGATGAAAAATAAAAACTGGAGCTATAGCTGGGCGGTTGCTCACGCTTTTCGTTGGTATTTAAGCGGCGAGCATCCTAGGATAAAAACAATAGAAGTATCTACCCCAGACCAGCTAATGGTAGGGGATGTCATTTGCTATGATTTTGAAGGAGACGGTCGATTTAATCATTCCACGATTGTCGTGGCAAAAGATAAGCAAGGCATGCCGCTTGTTAATGCCCATACGACCAATAGCCGCATGCGTTATTGGTCGTATGAAGATTCAAGTGCTTATACGCCAAATATTCAATATAAATTTTTTCATATTGTTGATAAACCATAG
- the trmL gene encoding tRNA (uridine(34)/cytosine(34)/5-carboxymethylaminomethyluridine(34)-2'-O)-methyltransferase TrmL, with product MALHVVLYQPEIPANTGNIARTCAATGTALHLIRPLGFSTDDKMLKRAGLDYWQYVDIFYYDSLQELFDKYKDGEFYFITKFGEKYYDSFDYSNQEKDYFFVFGRETSGLPKELIENNMERCLRIPMNDKVRSLNLSNTAAILVYEALRQQGFKGVY from the coding sequence GTGGCTTTGCATGTAGTATTGTATCAACCAGAAATTCCAGCAAATACAGGAAATATTGCTCGGACTTGTGCAGCCACAGGCACAGCGCTGCATTTAATTCGCCCGCTTGGCTTTTCGACGGACGATAAAATGTTGAAGCGAGCGGGTCTTGATTATTGGCAGTATGTCGATATTTTTTATTACGATTCGCTCCAAGAGCTTTTTGACAAATATAAAGACGGGGAATTTTACTTTATTACGAAGTTTGGCGAGAAATATTATGATTCCTTTGATTACAGCAACCAAGAGAAAGATTATTTTTTCGTATTCGGACGTGAAACGAGCGGGCTTCCGAAAGAACTAATTGAAAATAATATGGAGCGCTGTTTACGAATTCCGATGAACGATAAGGTGCGATCCCTTAATTTATCCAATACAGCAGCCATTTTAGTATACGAGGCTTTAAGGCAACAAGGATTTAAAGGGGTATATTAA
- a CDS encoding PrkA family serine protein kinase: protein MDILKKIAKYREEEQRLKWEGTFAEYLEVLKEKPWVAQSAHSRVYNMIKDAGVEEVDGKKRYNFFSGQLFGLEEALERLVEEYFHPAAKRLDVRKRILLLMGPVGGGKSTLVTMLKRGLEAYSLTDRGAVYAIKGCPMHEDPLHLVPHHLRDEFYREYGIRIEGELSPLNMMRLEKEYGGRIEDVIVERIFFSENKRVGIGTFSPSDPKSQDIADLTGSIDFSTIAQYGSESDPRAYRFDGELNKANRGIMEFQEMLKCDEKFLWHLLSLTQEGNFKAGRFALISADELIIAHTNETEYRSFISNKKNEALHSRIIVMPIPYNLKVSEEERIYEKMIRESDVADVHIAPHTLRVAAMFTILTRLKEPKRSDIDLVKKMRLYDGEAVEGFSEVDVEELKKEYPDEGMSGIDPRYVINRISSCIIRKEVPSINALDVLRSLKEGLDQHPSISNEDRERYLNFISLARKEYDEIAKKEVQKAFVYSYEESAKTLMDNYLDNVEAYCNKTKLRDPLTGEEMNPDEKLMRSIEEQIGISENAKKAFREEILIRISAYARKGQRFDYNSHERLREAIQKKLFADLKDIVKITTSTKTPDEQQLKRINEVVARLIDEYGYNSTSANELLRYVGSLLNR from the coding sequence ATGGATATTTTAAAGAAAATTGCGAAATACCGGGAGGAAGAACAACGGTTAAAGTGGGAAGGAACCTTCGCTGAGTATTTAGAGGTTTTAAAAGAAAAGCCATGGGTTGCCCAGTCCGCTCATTCGCGTGTCTATAATATGATTAAAGACGCTGGGGTAGAAGAAGTTGATGGAAAAAAGAGATACAATTTCTTTAGCGGACAGTTGTTTGGACTAGAAGAGGCGTTAGAACGGTTAGTAGAAGAGTATTTCCATCCCGCAGCAAAACGTCTAGATGTCCGAAAGCGAATTTTGTTATTGATGGGGCCTGTCGGCGGTGGGAAATCGACGCTTGTGACGATGTTAAAACGAGGACTAGAAGCGTATTCGTTGACAGATCGCGGGGCGGTATATGCAATTAAAGGATGTCCAATGCACGAGGATCCATTGCATCTTGTCCCACATCATTTGCGCGATGAGTTTTATCGTGAATATGGCATTCGGATTGAAGGAGAGCTTTCCCCGTTGAATATGATGCGGCTAGAAAAAGAATATGGTGGTCGAATTGAAGATGTCATAGTCGAACGCATTTTCTTTTCAGAAAATAAACGGGTTGGAATTGGTACCTTCAGTCCATCGGACCCGAAATCGCAGGATATCGCCGATTTGACGGGAAGTATTGATTTTTCTACGATCGCTCAATATGGCTCTGAGTCCGATCCACGTGCATATCGTTTCGATGGGGAACTGAATAAAGCGAATCGCGGAATTATGGAATTTCAAGAAATGCTAAAGTGCGACGAGAAATTTTTATGGCATTTGCTTTCTTTAACACAAGAAGGAAACTTTAAAGCAGGACGTTTTGCGCTAATTAGTGCCGATGAATTGATTATTGCGCATACGAATGAAACAGAGTATCGCTCTTTTATATCCAACAAAAAGAATGAGGCGCTTCATTCGCGGATTATCGTCATGCCAATTCCGTATAATTTAAAAGTGTCGGAAGAGGAGCGGATTTATGAAAAAATGATTCGCGAAAGCGATGTGGCGGATGTGCATATTGCCCCGCATACGCTTCGAGTGGCAGCGATGTTTACGATTTTGACACGTCTAAAGGAACCGAAACGCTCTGACATTGACTTAGTGAAAAAAATGCGTTTATATGATGGAGAGGCAGTGGAAGGATTTAGCGAAGTAGATGTGGAGGAGTTGAAAAAAGAGTATCCGGATGAAGGGATGAGCGGTATTGATCCGCGTTATGTCATTAACCGCATTTCTTCTTGTATTATTCGGAAGGAAGTTCCTTCAATTAATGCGCTTGATGTGCTTCGTTCGTTAAAAGAAGGGCTTGACCAACATCCATCGATTTCGAATGAAGATCGGGAGCGGTATTTAAACTTTATTTCGCTTGCTCGAAAAGAATATGACGAAATCGCGAAAAAAGAAGTGCAAAAGGCGTTCGTTTATTCGTATGAAGAATCAGCGAAGACATTAATGGATAACTATTTAGATAACGTAGAGGCGTATTGTAATAAAACGAAGTTGCGCGATCCGTTGACAGGGGAAGAAATGAACCCGGATGAAAAACTGATGCGTTCGATTGAAGAACAAATCGGCATTTCAGAAAACGCGAAAAAGGCGTTTCGTGAAGAAATTTTAATTCGCATTTCGGCATATGCACGAAAAGGGCAGCGTTTTGATTATAACTCGCATGAACGGCTGCGCGAAGCGATCCAGAAGAAATTGTTCGCCGATTTAAAGGACATTGTCAAAATTACGACATCGACGAAAACGCCAGATGAGCAGCAATTAAAAAGAATTAACGAAGTCGTGGCTCGTCTCATTGATGAATACGGGTATAATTCCACATCGGCGAACGAACTGCTTCGCTATGTGGGCAGTTTGTTAAACCGCTAA
- the yhbH gene encoding sporulation protein YhbH, with protein MSGNFVVSKEDWSLHRKGHDDQQRHQEKVKEAIKNNLADLITEESIIMSNGRDVIKIPIRSLDEYKIRYNYDKNKHVGQGDGDSQVGDVVARDGSSDGQKGPGTGQGAGDQAGHDYYEAEVSLLELQEALFSQLELPDLKRKEMDQNIVQHIQFNDIRRTGLMGNIDKKRTMMTAFKRNAMSGNPSFYPIYPEDLKFKTWNEVVKPDSKAVVLAMMDTSGSMGLWEKYMARSFFFWMTRFLRTKYQTVDIVFIAHHTEAKVVTEEEFFTKGESGGTICSSAYRKALELIETQYSPSRYNIYPFHFSDGDNLTSDNARCVKLVNELMKVSNMFGYGEVNQYNRHSTLMSAYKNIKDEKFRYYILKQKSDVFHAMKTFFRKEENKMLV; from the coding sequence ATGAGCGGAAATTTTGTTGTGTCAAAAGAAGACTGGTCCCTCCATCGGAAAGGACATGATGATCAACAAAGACACCAAGAGAAAGTGAAAGAAGCCATTAAAAATAATTTAGCAGATTTAATCACAGAAGAAAGCATCATTATGTCCAACGGTCGCGATGTCATTAAAATTCCGATTCGTTCTTTAGATGAATATAAAATTCGGTATAACTACGATAAAAATAAGCATGTCGGCCAAGGAGATGGGGACAGTCAAGTAGGCGATGTCGTTGCCCGCGATGGCTCTAGTGATGGGCAGAAAGGACCAGGAACGGGGCAAGGTGCTGGCGACCAAGCCGGACATGATTATTACGAGGCAGAAGTATCGCTACTGGAGTTGCAAGAAGCGTTGTTCAGCCAGCTCGAATTGCCGGATTTGAAGCGAAAAGAAATGGATCAAAACATCGTTCAACATATTCAGTTTAATGATATTCGGCGTACAGGGTTGATGGGGAACATTGATAAAAAACGGACGATGATGACTGCGTTCAAGCGGAATGCGATGAGCGGAAACCCGAGTTTCTATCCGATTTATCCGGAAGATTTAAAATTTAAAACGTGGAATGAAGTGGTAAAGCCGGATTCGAAAGCGGTTGTTTTGGCAATGATGGATACGAGCGGCTCGATGGGCTTATGGGAAAAATATATGGCGAGAAGTTTTTTCTTCTGGATGACCCGTTTTTTACGGACGAAATACCAAACGGTCGACATTGTATTTATTGCGCATCATACGGAAGCGAAAGTCGTGACAGAAGAAGAATTTTTTACAAAAGGAGAAAGCGGTGGCACGATTTGCTCTTCGGCCTATCGAAAAGCGCTCGAATTAATTGAAACGCAGTATTCTCCGTCCCGTTATAACATTTACCCATTCCATTTTTCAGATGGCGATAACCTCACGTCAGATAATGCGCGCTGTGTAAAACTTGTCAATGAGCTGATGAAAGTATCGAATATGTTCGGATACGGAGAAGTGAATCAGTACAATCGCCATTCAACGCTTATGTCCGCATATAAAAACATTAAAGACGAAAAGTTCCGCTACTATATCCTCAAACAAAAATCAGACGTCTTTCACGCGATGAAGACGTTTTTCCGCAAAGAAGAAAATAAAATGCTCGTATAA
- a CDS encoding PhoX family protein, which translates to MKRKGIVVALALGIMAPALHPSQAATKEVKIESISFSGSRVPTTAEEMSKPFTTASVVVKYTDGKTKNFPLTYKQLFKTTDQFKMSNGETFSAGTPTDYYGDPITDKSVDGKPVHYVSDAPDANSLLRPMKDGSLYLVSHYEYDSLDNAGNPAWRRVPASMTLTKLYQNMKTGELKVATVDKIDVSTVNGLWVPCNGSLTPWNTHLGSEEYEPDARSFEFDTSDKPSQSTAHLKDFAKLYFDDEKKANPYYYGFIPEVFVSSDGMTRVVKHYSTGRRSNELMVVMPDERTAYFGDDGEYTMLFMYVADKPRDLSAGTLYAAKFIQTSAENGGTGNLEWIKLGHATDKEIKRIIDKSIKFSDIFEVSNEPKEGFTPVKQYSGQGANYGKIEYLKLKPGMEKAAAFLETRRYAAMLGATSEFNKMEGLAVNAKDKKVYVAISDISKGMEKNNQDPTDHIQLPKVKAGAVYELSLEPRQKSTAGEPINSEYVASSMKALIVGEDLAQPDAYGNKANVNKIAGPDNLSFSEDYRTLFIGEDSSQHINNFVWAYNVDTKKLSRILSVPAGAEATGLQAIDNRNGFSYIMSNFQHPGDELDHFAPTAVQLEDVKKALNATYGIDQAGAVGYIQGLPNIQKLQEELKKQQKAQQSNKKK; encoded by the coding sequence ATGAAAAGGAAAGGAATTGTCGTTGCTTTGGCTCTTGGAATTATGGCTCCGGCATTGCACCCATCTCAAGCCGCAACAAAAGAAGTAAAGATTGAATCGATCTCATTTAGCGGCTCGAGAGTACCAACTACCGCTGAAGAAATGAGCAAGCCGTTTACAACAGCTTCAGTTGTTGTAAAGTATACAGATGGAAAAACAAAAAACTTCCCGCTTACATATAAGCAGCTTTTTAAAACAACCGATCAGTTTAAAATGTCCAATGGCGAGACGTTCTCAGCAGGTACACCAACAGATTATTATGGTGATCCCATTACAGACAAATCTGTAGACGGAAAACCTGTTCACTATGTATCTGATGCACCAGATGCGAACAGTCTGCTTCGCCCAATGAAAGACGGTTCTTTGTATCTTGTTTCTCATTATGAATATGATTCTTTAGACAATGCTGGAAATCCGGCATGGCGCCGCGTACCTGCTTCGATGACGTTAACGAAACTATATCAAAATATGAAAACAGGAGAGCTAAAGGTTGCAACTGTTGATAAAATTGATGTTTCAACAGTAAACGGTTTATGGGTGCCGTGCAACGGCTCGTTAACGCCATGGAATACGCACTTAGGTTCAGAGGAATATGAGCCTGATGCTCGTTCATTTGAATTTGACACATCAGATAAGCCCAGTCAATCAACAGCTCATTTAAAAGATTTTGCAAAGCTATATTTTGATGATGAGAAAAAAGCAAACCCTTATTATTACGGCTTTATTCCTGAAGTGTTTGTCAGTTCTGACGGAATGACGCGCGTTGTGAAACATTACAGTACTGGACGTCGTTCTAATGAATTGATGGTTGTCATGCCGGATGAGCGTACCGCTTACTTTGGAGACGATGGCGAATATACAATGCTGTTTATGTATGTGGCTGATAAGCCACGTGATTTGTCAGCTGGCACATTGTATGCGGCGAAGTTTATACAAACAAGTGCAGAAAACGGCGGGACCGGCAATTTAGAATGGATTAAACTCGGGCATGCGACGGATAAAGAAATTAAACGGATCATTGATAAAAGCATTAAATTCAGCGATATTTTTGAAGTGTCGAATGAACCAAAAGAAGGGTTTACTCCTGTTAAGCAATACTCAGGACAAGGTGCAAACTATGGCAAAATAGAATATTTGAAATTGAAGCCGGGTATGGAAAAAGCTGCGGCATTCTTGGAGACGCGCCGTTATGCAGCGATGTTGGGGGCAACAAGCGAGTTTAATAAAATGGAAGGTTTAGCGGTGAACGCGAAAGACAAAAAAGTGTATGTGGCCATTTCCGACATTAGTAAAGGGATGGAGAAAAACAATCAAGACCCAACGGATCACATTCAATTACCGAAAGTGAAAGCTGGTGCGGTTTATGAGTTAAGCTTAGAGCCAAGACAAAAGAGCACAGCTGGTGAGCCGATTAACAGTGAGTATGTTGCTTCTTCTATGAAAGCGCTCATTGTCGGTGAAGATTTGGCTCAACCTGACGCTTACGGCAATAAAGCGAACGTGAATAAAATTGCTGGCCCGGATAACTTAAGCTTTTCTGAGGATTATCGCACATTGTTTATCGGAGAAGACAGTAGCCAACATATTAACAATTTTGTATGGGCGTATAATGTGGATACGAAAAAATTATCCCGCATTTTATCTGTTCCCGCTGGTGCAGAGGCAACAGGACTTCAAGCGATTGATAACCGAAATGGGTTTAGCTACATTATGAGCAATTTCCAGCATCCGGGGGACGAATTAGACCATTTTGCACCGACAGCTGTCCAACTTGAGGATGTGAAAAAAGCGCTCAATGCTACATATGGAATTGATCAAGCCGGAGCTGTTGGCTATATCCAAGGATTGCCGAACATTCAGAAACTGCAGGAGGAATTAAAGAAACAGCAAAAAGCTCAACAGAGCAACAAGAAAAAATAA
- a CDS encoding response regulator has product MYKVVLIEDDPMVQEVNRQFIEQVPPFRVIGMAANGVQGMEMVRNFRPDLVIIDIYMPLKDGLETIQAIRTEKLEVDVIAITAANDIETVRRMLQNGAFDYIMKPFKFERLKQALEHYHTFRQTLKTKEKVTQKELDALLQSNEKERRFELPKGLNDITLQKIVDFLQQQTAPVSAEEVAEGVGIARVTARRYLEYLEKQQKVQLDIQYGGVGRPVNRYIKRP; this is encoded by the coding sequence ATGTATAAAGTGGTATTAATAGAAGATGACCCAATGGTACAAGAAGTAAATCGCCAATTTATCGAACAAGTCCCTCCATTTCGTGTCATCGGCATGGCCGCTAATGGTGTGCAAGGAATGGAGATGGTTCGCAATTTTCGACCTGATTTAGTAATTATTGATATTTATATGCCGTTAAAAGATGGACTTGAAACAATCCAAGCTATCCGAACAGAAAAACTCGAAGTGGATGTCATTGCAATTACTGCTGCTAACGATATAGAAACGGTTCGGCGCATGTTGCAAAACGGGGCTTTTGACTATATTATGAAACCGTTCAAGTTTGAACGGCTGAAACAAGCACTTGAGCATTACCACACCTTCCGTCAAACATTAAAGACAAAAGAAAAAGTTACGCAAAAAGAGTTAGACGCTCTTTTACAGTCTAACGAAAAAGAGAGGCGGTTCGAACTTCCAAAAGGACTGAATGACATTACTTTACAAAAAATTGTCGACTTTTTGCAACAACAAACCGCTCCTGTTTCTGCGGAAGAAGTGGCAGAGGGAGTCGGCATTGCTCGCGTCACTGCTCGGAGGTATTTAGAGTATTTAGAGAAACAACAAAAAGTGCAGCTTGACATTCAATATGGCGGTGTCGGTAGACCAGTAAACCGCTATATAAAACGACCATAA